CTTTGTTATATACTAGAAATAAGAATATAATCCATGAAAAAGATATTTTTTTTAACTCTCATTAGTATTTCTGCCATGGCTTCTGCACAGTTCAGAATAAAAGATAGAATGGACAGAATGGAAGGCATTGATGATAAAAAGCTCAGCTACGGTTTTTTCCTTAATGGTAGCCAAAACGATTATAAAATGGTGCTAGACCCTAAATATGGTACTAGAGGAAATAAGAACTTAGTTTCTTCCAAACCTACTTATAGCTTTGGGGCAGGATTGATAGGAAGAATGAGACTCAACAAAAACCTAGATTTAAGACTAGAGCCAGGTATGCAATTTATAGAAAGAGACCTGTATTTTGACACCCAAGTTAATAGCATCTACGCTACTGATGCCAAGGCTCCATTCACTCCAAAAACACTTACCGAAGAAGATAAAGTGAGAAAGATTAAGGCAACTACAATAGATATTCCACTTTTATTAGAAATACACGCTGATAGATGGTTTAACTCTAGACCTTACGCAGCGGCTGGTATCAACTGGCTAGTTAATTTACAATCTAACTCTGGCAGTGAAGATGATAACGCCCACGGTACTTTCCGTAGCACCACTCATAACTTTGGTTATTCAGCAGAGATAGGTATTCAGTTTTATTTCAGTAAATTTAAACTTACACCAGCTTTTAGAGGAACTTTTACTATGGGTAATGAACTCGTGAGAGATAATGCCAACACTCCACCTTACTGGACGTCTGCACTCACCTCTACCCAAGGAAGAAGTTTTATGTTTGTGCTAAAATTTGAATAATAATAATAACTCATAACAAAGTAAATGAAAGCACTCAATATTTCAAGGGTGCTTTTTTATTTTTTAATTAAGACTCAATATATGCTAAAAAACATAATTCCTTTTATTGTTATTTTTTTCTTACTAGAATTTTATATTTATAACGCAGTTAGAACACTTTACTCTAGCCCTTGGTTTAAAATCACCTACTGGCTTATCACTATTTCATTATATGGTTGGCTACTTTTTGAGATACTAACCTTTGATGCTTCTGCTAGAAATAATAAAAAAATGTTTATTATCTCTAGTATTTTCATGGTTTTTATGCTTCCAAAGTTGCTCTTACTGGCGTTTATTTTATTTGATGATATTATAAGAGTTCTACAATTTGGGACTAAACGCATTTTATCTAAATCTGCATTTTATCCAGAAAGAAGAAACTTCATTACCTTAATTGGCTTGGGTGCAGCAGCCTTGTTTTCAGCCTCTGTGATTGACGGAATTATTTTCGGAAAATACCGCCATACTTTAAGACAAGTAAGACTAAAACTAAAAAATCTACCAAAAGAATTTAAAGGTTACAAAATCATTCAAATTTCTGATGTCCATAGCGGTAGTTTTAGTCAGCCTGAAAAATTACGAAAAGCCATTGAACTCATCAATTCACAAACCCCTGACTTGGTGCTATTCACAGGAGATATGGTGAATAATTATGCAGAAGAATTTTTACCTTTTGTTGATTTATTTTCTCAAATTAAAGCCAAAGACGGTAAATACTCTGTACTCGGAAACCACGACTACGGAGATTATGGATAATGGAACTCCAAAGAAGAAAAAGCCCAAAATATCCCAAAACTCATAGAACTACAAAACAAAGCTGGTTTTAAAATGTTAAGAAATGAACACCGTATCATCAATAAAAACGGAGCTTCTCTGTATCTTATCGGTGTAGAAAATTGGGGAGAATTGCCTTTTCCTCAACTCGGAGATTTAGACTTAGCGACTAAAGGTATTCCCGAAGAAGCCACTAAAATACTCATGAGCCACGACCCTACCCACTTTGACCACATTGTAAAACATCACCCGAAAGATATACAGCTCACACTTTCTGGACATACCCACGGAATGCAGTTCGGTATTGACTTAAAAAACATTAAGTGGTCTCCCGTAAAATACCGTTATCCTAAATGGGCAGACCTCTACGAAAGCAATGGGAAATATCTTTATGTAAACCGTGGTTTCGGGGTATTAGGATTTTCTGGAAGAGTGGGCATCAATCCAGAAATTACTGTATTTACTTTGGAGTAGAAAATAGGTCGCTAGAAACCATTTAAAAATTATACCTTATTTTTGTGGGGAAATTTTAGAAATTTTATTATGTTTAAATTAATTAAAAGAATACTATTTTTAATCATTCTTATAAACATACTAACACTAATTGGAGGTAGGTTTTTCAACCCTATTATTACTATCACTCAGATAGAAGGCTTAGTAAAATTTCACAAGCTGGATAGAGATTATATACCGTTCTCTGAAATGGGAAACAATGTAAAAAAAGCCGTTATAGCCTCCGAAGATCAAAATTTTTACACTCATAATGGTTTCGATTTTAAAGCCATTGAAAGAGCAATGAAACACAACGAAAAAGGTAAAAGTATACAAGGCGGTAGCACCATTTCTCAACAAACCGCCAAAAACATCTTCTTATGGAATGGCAGAAGTTGGGTTAGAAAAGGGTTAGAAGCCGTATATACCTTTATTATTGAGAAGATTTGGTCTAAAGATATCATTCTAGAAAGATACCTCAATTCCATAGAAATGGGACAAGGCGTTTTTGGGGTAGAAGCGGCATCGCAGTACTATTTTAATAAATCATCTAAAGACCTTACCAAAAGCGAAGCCGCTTGGATAGCTGCCGTATTGCCTAACCCAAAGAAATACGACCCTAAAAACCCAACACCTTACCTCAATAGAAAGCATAAGTGGATTATGAGGCAAATGAACTTTATCTCTTTAAAATAATTTTTATGAATATATTTAGTAATCGTCCTATAGAATCATTAGAATCTCTCATTACAAAGTATTTTAAATTTCAGAACGAGACCTCTGCACTAGAACCTTTGTCTGAAATATTCGAAGCTACTAAAAAGGAAGGCTTTAGCCATTTATTAAATATACTCACCGAAAATGAAGATTTAAAAAATAATTTCGCTCATTATCTAAAAAATATTTTCCGAGGAAGACGAATGGTTCTTGCTCTTACGGAAGCTAATATTTTATCCGAAAACTCTTTCTTTGCAGAATTTAAAAAGAGAGTAATTGCTAAAGTACTCCCAGCAGTAGAAGATGAAGACACGGTCTCTTTCGTTATAGAAAAAATATTACTTAGTTCTAAACAGAATTTTGATTTTCTACTTAACCTCTCAGAAGAAGAAAAGAATACTTTTCTACAAATTATGGGATTTGAGAGTCTTTTTGCACAAAAGGTCGTTCAAGAAGATTTATTTTTATCCGTCAATATTTTAGCTTGGAGAGCCATAGGAAATGCTCTAGATGTAGAAGTGGTTAAAATGGCTCCTGAATATAAAAATTTCGACAATCCTTTTATTGCCCTACAAAATGAAATTGATTGTCTTTTAGAGCTATTCCAAGAAGACCCAAAAGTCCAAATTTCCGCTAAAAACGAACATTATAAACAAGCTAAAGTTTATCTCAGCCAATGTTTAGAATTTATTAAAATAGCATTTAAAAACACCTCTAAATATGGGTTGTCTAGTAAGACCAACCAGTCTTTAATGAAAATTAGACAACAGTTAGTAAGAATTTCTGAAATATTACCGCTATTAGTTACAGAGGAAAAAACCACTCATCTTGAGCAATCTAGAACCTTAGTAGAAAACATTCTAAGGTATAAATCTCACAGAAACAATTTCAGTGAACTATTTGCGGATAGTACCTTACAGCTTTCTCACCTTATTACTACTCATACCGCACAGGCAGGAACTCATTATATTGCGTTCAATTATAAGCAGTACATGGATATGTTTAAAAAAGCTGCTGGAGGTGGTATCATCGTAGGGTTTTTATGTGTTCTCAAAATGCTTTACAGCTATAGTAATGGTAGTGAATTTACCCACGCATTTTTGTACTCGTTCAACTATGCTATGGGCTTTGTACTCATCTATCTCTTGCACTACACTTTGGCGACTAAACAACCTGCTATGACAGCAGCTACTATGGCGAAAGTATTATCCGAAGATAAAAATACTTTTAAAAACTATACTGATTTTGCAGATTTAGTATCAAAATTATTTAGAACGCAATTTATTGCATTTGTGGGTAATGTATTACTTGCATTCCCTGTGGCTCTACTCATTATCTATGGATTGGATATTACCTTCCAACAAAACCTTGCCACAGATAAAGCTAATAAACTTTTAAGAGACTTGAATCCAGTAGAGTCCAAGGCTATTCTACACGCTAGTATAGCTGGTGTATTTCTATTTATTTCAGGGATTATATCTGGAAATATCAGCAATAACTCTAGGTTTTACCAAATTCCTCAACGAATTATTAAAAATCCATACCTTAACAAAGCCTTTGGAGCTAAGGCAGCAAGAAGCATTTCTGCATTTTACTCTAAAAATTGGGCTGGTGTTGTTTCTAACTTTTGGTTTGGAGTATTCTTAGGTGCTACAGCTCCTATTGGTAACTTTTTAGGGTTAGATTTGGATATTAGACACATTACCTTTGCCGCTGGTAACTTAGCTTTAGCCATATACGGAAAAGGGTTCGATATTGATATGGGAACTTTTTGGATTAGTTTCATCACGGTATTCCTAATCGGATTTTTTAACTTCATTGTAAGCTTTGGGTTGTCAATGTCGTTAGCGTTCCGTTCTAGGAAAGTTAAATTTGGAGAAGTAAGGCTAATCTATAGAGAAATTTTTAACACCTTTGTCAAAAATCCAGCTAAATTTTTCATTCCATTACCTTCTGGTGTAAATACCAATGCTGAAAAAATGGTAGTAGAACTAGAAAAAGAGGGGAAAAACTAAACAAAGTAAACCTCCTCTACTACATTTTCACCTGCTACTTCTTTAAATTTTTGAATAAAAAAAGTTTTCCTCATTCTAAAATCATTTTTTAGCAATGGGGATTTTACTTTTATGGTTAATGTTTTGTCCAAAAGATTAACATCTCCTATTTCTTTAAAAAGTTCATCATCCAAATAATCTTCTAAAAAATCTTTGATTTGGAAAGCTAATAGCTTCTCTTCAAACCTAAACTTCTTCTCAAAAATCTTAACCAAATCCGAAGACTGATAAGCCCTTTTTTTCTTATTCTTCATTAAATAACGTGCTAATTTTTGACTAATAATTTAGATTGAACTTTTTATAATTACTCTTAACAGTGTTACAAATTTCGGTTACCGTTACAAATATTTTATTTTTAGAAAAAGGTTCTCCGATTAAGGTTGGCTAGCTTATTTACAGTTAAAAAAGAAGTACTAATAATTACCATAATAAGAATAATCAAAAATTCGAGACCGCTTTTCTCTCCACCCAAATCTATATCCCTTATAAAAAAGGGATTAAAATCACACAAAAACTCATACTAATCTTAGTGAGAGACTATTAATCATTAAAAAAGGTGTATTTTTTATCCTTTCTGCCTTACCTTGTATATCATAAAAACGATTGATATGCTGCATCAAATCGCTTTTTTCAATGTTTGCTGTATTCTTAAAGTCTTCTTCTATCTCTTTAGAAATACTCACCAACAATTCATTAGAAATTTTATGTTCCTCGTTAATGTTATACTTCTCTAGTAACACCTTTGATTTTTCGTCAAAGATAGGTTTAGGATTATTATGAATTTCATTTTTAAACTGTCGTATATAAGCGATAGTCAATTGAATAAGATCATAGATTTTAGCATTTTTTTCTAGAGCGCCTAAGTTGATATTTTCATCATTACTGTAATAAGCATAGATTTTAGCTACAAAGCTCCTAGAATTATTGGTAAGTTCGCCAAATATCTTTCTCGCTTCCCACCAGCGGTCGTATGCAGAATTCATTCTAAATCCCAAGAAAAATGCAATTGCAAGACCAAATACAGAGCCTATTTGCCCCGATATTTTATAAATATGGTCCCCAAAAAGCTCTTCTAAACCTAGCACAAATATGGCGTACAGCGTTGTGTAAATAAGATATGGTGATGCTATTTTAAATAGTTGTAATAATCCTTGTTTTTCTGTTTTAATCATATTATATCAAAAGAATATCCAAAAATAGCGTTTTTTATATAAAAAATCTCCGTTATAGAATTATAACAGGGATTTTAGTTTTTATTTAGGCTTAAAACTATGAAACAATGATTAACTTTGTTGATAAGTCTTATAAATAGGAGTAAAATTAGCGATCATAAAATAAAAAAATAATCAAGTGTTTTTGTAGCGATATTGATGCAATGAAAACAGAGGAAATTTTAGAGTTCAACAGAAACACCGCTAACTGATATTCTAGGATTTTTAGGGAAATAATTTTTGAAAAACAACAAGCAAATTTAAGTTTATTTTTTTGGAGCAGTTGAATTAAATGAGGCTTATTTTGGAGCAAGAAGATTATGAGGGAATAATATGGAAAAGAACTCAGAAACCACCTGTTTTTGGCGTTTCACCATGCAAAGATTAGCTAAGTTTAATAGAGTAAATCTACCTTTATATTACACTTAAAGGAATGCGAGTGGCGATGGAGAAAAGAGGTAAAAGAAATGGAAAAAAAGTTACGGAAATTGATAAAAAATAGGGATAACTTTTTTAACGCCTTCGTCTAAAAGTTACCCATATTTCTTTATTTCTACAACAACTAAAATAAATATAAAATTTAGTCTAGAGCCTTAACAAAAAACTACTTACTAATAACATTATATAATCTTCCTCTTAATTTAAGAGGGATAATTCTTTGGTTTTGTTGTATAAACAATGTCTCACCGTGCATGGCTAAAAATTTTATGTTTGGTTCTGCCTTTAAATTTTTTCCAACAAAATCTGGGAATTGAATCTCAAATAAAGGAGTATTTAAATTTAGAGAAGCAGAAAACGAGGATTTATCATAACCTATGATTCCATTAAAATCTCCACTTACAGAGATTACAACGTATTTATCCGAATAGGTAATTGCATGAGGAATAACTTTTTTACCTTCAAAGGTAATATATTTATTTTCATAGCTATTAGAATTATTATTTCTAATAAAAACATTAATTCCAGGACTTTCCTTACTATTATTCATAAAATATAATTTGTCTTCCAGTATGCACATATCCTGATCTGTATTTCGAAAAGCCTCTGGGGAAAAAGGAATATTAAAACTAGGTCTTACATGTGGAATTCCCTTAGCTATTCCCTCTTCTATACTCTGACGAGAAAAAACCCGTATGTTAGACTGCATATGCCTAACATAAACATAATTCTCATCAGCAGCGATAGCATTAGGATGGGTAATATCTTGCCACCAATTCCCATTACCTAACTTAATTAAAGGTTTAAGCGTTTTCCTATTAAAAACAGAAATTTGGCTAGTATTATCCGCTGCAGGTATAAACAATAGAGAGTCCGATACATATACATCCCTTGAATTCCAAGCAGGTTCTCCATTACTCCCTTTTATGGTGGTTAGGTATTTATATGATTTAGCATTAAACAGATAAGTATTATGCGAACTTCTATCACTAACATATAAAGTATCTCCAAAAACCTGCATTCCCAAAGGTTGAAAATTAGAACCTAATTCACTAAAATTTTCATTACTAATAACATCACTTTCTTCTGCCTCCACAAAGAATTCCTTTATTTCGGTTTTTGTAACTTTCTCTAATTCATCTATATATTTATCTATTATATTCACATCTCTCTTACAAGAGATTAATGCAAAATTACAACAAATAAACAAAAGAAATTGAATATACAAAAAAAGCATCCTTTTCATAGCTATAAAAGTTAGTTGTTCCAGTTAAGGTTTTCTTTAAAATATTTATCTAATCTAGTCTCATCTCCTCTGTATACTCTAAGATTTTCATTTACCGTATTATATAAAAAATCTTTATATTTTTGGTTAGCAAAATCTACTGTTTTAGGATCTAAATAAGGTAGACGCTGAGCCTTTCTTAGATAATGATGTAACCATGGCATAGCTCTAGACGCCCAACCATCATGCCCTCCATAGGTCATATTAGAAGAATGATTATATCCTAGTACATGTCCAAACTCATGACTCAAGATTTCCCAAGGTGCTCCAGGAAGTGAATAGTAATGGCTGTAGAACATCCAAGTATCCACTCCGTAAACATCTCCCCCACCTAAACCACCTCCAATCATGGTAATACCAAGCCGAAGATTCCTAGATCTTAAAATATTATTATCATATAATGATCTATGTTCTTCTTCTGTTAATTTTCTACCTTCATTATTAGTTATATGCCCATCCATAACTTTTTGGTAATTATACATTAAGTGCTTCATTTCTGGAGAAGAAACCATATAGGCCCAATTGGTTATCATCACCACCCATTCTCTAGCATAAAGAGCATTAATCCTTCCCCAATTAGCCTGGTTATATTTACCGAAAAAACAATACCAATCAACCTTTATTTCATCCTTAACTTTTCTGTAGAAGGGATCATTAGAATCTACGCTAAATTCTATAGATGATGAGCGCATTTTTGGAATGTGAAAAGATAACCAATCTCCATTTTCTAATTTATAGATAGACTCCTTATTTACAAAATTAGGGGTGATATATAACTGAGTAAATCCGGGAATAGAATCCAAAGTAGCTACTAAAAATGGAGAAGAATTTACAGCTTTAACCTTGGCATATATTTTAACATTCTTAACCGCTTTTGCCAACCAACTAGTTACACGGATATTCTTCTCATCTAACAATTCCACTTTTAAAAATTCAGAAGTTCTAAAACTTCTAAGATTTGAGTTCGTAATCGTATCAAAAGATTCTCCTTGACCAGAAAGCCTTAACATTTCTTTCTTTCTTTCAGAGGACTCCTTAGAAAAATGTATGTGATTCACAGATAACTCTGGATTATACTCTACCGAATTTGTATGAAATACATCTTTGTCAATACTCCTGCTACACCCCAAAAAGAGTAAAGAAAGTACTACCAATAAACTTATTTTTTTTCTTAAAAACATAACAAATATTATTTTAGTATAAAAATTAAACCATAACGCATGAAAGAATGTAATCTTTATAAATAAAGCTATTACCCACTATCTCATACATAATCCCATTAACTAATAAAAAAATCTCTATTTTTACCGCCGCAAAGTTACATTTTTTTTATTATCTTACAAGTGTTAAAAATCGTAATGCTTAATAATCATATTTAATATTGTTCAAAGAATATTTGACATGTGCTTAATATTACAATTATAAACCTCGAACAGAGAAAGTTATGAACGAAAATGTAATTAGAGTTAGTTCGGTAACCTCTACCTTCTCTTTCAAAAACTCCAAAAACAGGTGGTTTCAGGTTCCTATTCCTCGCTTTTGTGGCATATTAATTCCTCATAATAGCTTTGCTCCAAAATAAGCCTCATTTAATTCAACTGCTCCAAAAAAATAAACTTAAATTTGCTTGTTGTTTTTCAAAAATTATTTCCCTAAAAATCCTAGAATATCAGTTAGCGGTGTTTCTGTTGAACTCTAAAATTTCTGCGGTTTTAGGTCGCAGCAATATCGCTACAAAAACACTTGATTATTTTTTTATTTTATGATCGCTAATTTTACTCCTATTTATAAGACTTATCAACAAAGTTAATCATTGTTTCATAGTTTTAAGCCAGTAAAAAAATAGGGATAACTTTTTTAACGCCTTCGTCTAAAAGTTATCCCTATTTCTTTATTTCTACAACAATAAATAATAACTCTAAAAAAGTATTAAAATTTTATGTTTGCTAGTCTAGAAGCCTTATTTAAATCTTTCCGTAGTTCTTCTACTGCTCGTTTAAGCTGATTATCTTTGCCTTGATTAGCTTTTTCCTGATCCAAATAAACCTTTACATCTGGCTGAAATTCAAACTTCTTTTTCATAGCCTACCGCAGGAATTCCAAAGATTAATGTTGGATCTTGCAGTGTAACCCAATTAACCGAAGTTATTGTCTCTGGAACTGGAGCACCATTTTAAATGCTTATCTTAACAATACAAAGGCAGCACAAAGCATATCTGTATTTTATTCTAAAAACTGGGCGAACGTTATTTCTAACTTTTGGTTCAGAGTATTCTTAGGTGCCTCAGCTCCTATTGGTAACTTTTTAGGATTGGATTTAGACATTAGACACATTAACCTTTGCCGCTGGTAACTTAGCTTTAACCATATACGGAAAAGGGTTCGATATTGATATGGGAACTTTTTGGATTAGTTTCATCACGGTATTCCTAATCAGATTTTTTAACTTTATTGTAAGTTTTGGATTATCGATGCCGTTAGCGTTTCGTTCTAGAAAAGTTAAATTTGGAGAAGTAGAGTTAATCTATAGAGAAATTTTTAACACATTTGTTAAAAATCCTGCAAAATTCTTTATACCTATAAAGTCAAAAATTAATACCAATGCCGAAAAAATGGTAATAGAACTAGAAAAAGAAAGAAAGAAAACACTAAACAAAATAGACTTCCTCCACCATATTTTCACCTGCTACTTCTTTAAATTTTTGAATAAAAAAAGGTTTCCTCAATCTAAAGTCATTTTTTAGCAATGGAGATTTTACTTTTATAGTTAAAGTTTTGTCCAAAAGATTAACATCTCCTATTTTTTTAAAAAGTTCATCGTCCAAATAATCTTCTAAAAAATCTTTGATTTGGAAAGCTAATAGCTTCTCTTCAAACCTAAACTTCTTCTCAAAAATCTTAACCAAATCCGAAGATTAGTAAGCCACATCTTTTTTTGTTTTTTTATATTCTAGAATAGGATTCCTTTAATTAAAAAATAAAACCAATACCCATTTCAAATATATTTTTCACAGGATTAGGATCATTTGCAAATTTGTTTAATCTATACTGATAATTGGTTTTAAACACTATATTTTCTTTAGTATTAAAATTGACACCAAATGTCCAAATATTCATATTATTTTCCACCCTAGGCAAAGCATTAAGAAATTTATGAATACTTTGATGAGTATTTAGTCTCTCATATCGAGTAAAAAAACTTAACTTCATTTTATGAGTATCATACAAAAATGTTTCTTTAGCAGGTTTATTACTCTTACCTCCTCTTAGATAAGGTAAAACATCACAACCTAACTCAAATAGGTATCCATAAACTTCCTTCCCTAAAACTTGTCCATTTTGACCACTCTCATTTTTAGTAAGTTCAAATATTTTTTCAGTATCTCCAAGTTGTCCATAAGTTCCAAGTGTTATAAATCTAAAGTTTTTCCAATCATACTTTGCATAAGCCGTTGTTAGATTAATTTTACTATTTACTTTAACCTGTTTGCTGTTGATTTCCACCATCTCCCCTTGACCAGAATTGCCATAGTACCCAGAAGCTGATAATGTTAAATTCTTAATACCAGTGTAGTTTATTTGAAGATTTGTAGAAATAGATTTAGGCATATCAAACCTTATTTCTCTTCCTTGTCTTATCCATGAACCACTTAAATAGTTTTTATTATTTAACCCCTGAGAAAAACCAAGTGCATAGCTCCAATCTTTTGAAATATTACCGTAAAACATAGCTCCAAATTCTATCCAAGTAGATGGTGTAATCAGCCTTTCTACCTCAGAACGGTTTACAGAATAAAACATAATAGGCTCATCATTATTATTAACATAGCCTATAGTTAAAGGATAAAAACCCATACGAGCTTTTAAATAATCTTTAAAAAGATAATCTAAAAAGGCTTCTATTACAATTTCGTGATGAGTTTCTTCTGCTTTATGATGTAAAAACTCAATCTGAAACTCTGAATTCCAAATAAGTTTATCAGTAATACGATAACCAAAAAAAGTTGCAAATCTATAAAGTCCTGAATAATATAACTCTAAATCTCCAACATTGGTATTTACATTATCTTGAATAGGCACATAATTAAACTCTCCAAACCCACTAATAGAGTACCTTTTATCCGAAAAAAAAATCTTAGATGCTGCAAGAGCTAACCCAGGCTGTTGTTGATACTTTAATTTTTCAATGGCTCTCAAAGTATCTGTTTTTTGTACAATAGAGTCTTTTTCTTGTGCATATAAATTTACTACTAATAATAGCATTACTAAAAATATCAATCTTAATTGC
This Riemerella anatipestifer DNA region includes the following protein-coding sequences:
- a CDS encoding YncE family protein; this translates as MNIIDKYIDELEKVTKTEIKEFFVEAEESDVISNENFSELGSNFQPLGMQVFGDTLYVSDRSSHNTYLFNAKSYKYLTTIKGSNGEPAWNSRDVYVSDSLLFIPAADNTSQISVFNRKTLKPLIKLGNGNWWQDITHPNAIAADENYVYVRHMQSNIRVFSRQSIEEGIAKGIPHVRPSFNIPFSPEAFRNTDQDMCILEDKLYFMNNSKESPGINVFIRNNNSNSYENKYITFEGKKVIPHAITYSDKYVVISVSGDFNGIIGYDKSSFSASLNLNTPLFEIQFPDFVGKNLKAEPNIKFLAMHGETLFIQQNQRIIPLKLRGRLYNVISK
- the mtgA gene encoding monofunctional biosynthetic peptidoglycan transglycosylase — translated: MFKLIKRILFLIILINILTLIGGRFFNPIITITQIEGLVKFHKLDRDYIPFSEMGNNVKKAVIASEDQNFYTHNGFDFKAIERAMKHNEKGKSIQGGSTISQQTAKNIFLWNGRSWVRKGLEAVYTFIIEKIWSKDIILERYLNSIEMGQGVFGVEAASQYYFNKSSKDLTKSEAAWIAAVLPNPKKYDPKNPTPYLNRKHKWIMRQMNFISLK
- a CDS encoding bestrophin family protein, whose translation is MIKTEKQGLLQLFKIASPYLIYTTLYAIFVLGLEELFGDHIYKISGQIGSVFGLAIAFFLGFRMNSAYDRWWEARKIFGELTNNSRSFVAKIYAYYSNDENINLGALEKNAKIYDLIQLTIAYIRQFKNEIHNNPKPIFDEKSKVLLEKYNINEEHKISNELLVSISKEIEEDFKNTANIEKSDLMQHINRFYDIQGKAERIKNTPFLMINSLSLRLV
- a CDS encoding recombinase; its protein translation is MNIFSNRPIESLESLITKYFKFQNETSALEPLSEIFEATKKEGFSHLLNILTENEDLKNNFAHYLKNIFRGRRMVLALTEANILSENSFFAEFKKRVIAKVLPAVEDEDTVSFVIEKILLSSKQNFDFLLNLSEEEKNTFLQIMGFESLFAQKVVQEDLFLSVNILAWRAIGNALDVEVVKMAPEYKNFDNPFIALQNEIDCLLELFQEDPKVQISAKNEHYKQAKVYLSQCLEFIKIAFKNTSKYGLSSKTNQSLMKIRQQLVRISEILPLLVTEEKTTHLEQSRTLVENILRYKSHRNNFSELFADSTLQLSHLITTHTAQAGTHYIAFNYKQYMDMFKKAAGGGIIVGFLCVLKMLYSYSNGSEFTHAFLYSFNYAMGFVLIYLLHYTLATKQPAMTAATMAKVLSEDKNTFKNYTDFADLVSKLFRTQFIAFVGNVLLAFPVALLIIYGLDITFQQNLATDKANKLLRDLNPVESKAILHASIAGVFLFISGIISGNISNNSRFYQIPQRIIKNPYLNKAFGAKAARSISAFYSKNWAGVVSNFWFGVFLGATAPIGNFLGLDLDIRHITFAAGNLALAIYGKGFDIDMGTFWISFITVFLIGFFNFIVSFGLSMSLAFRSRKVKFGEVRLIYREIFNTFVKNPAKFFIPLPSGVNTNAEKMVVELEKEGKN
- a CDS encoding porin family protein, with translation MKKIFFLTLISISAMASAQFRIKDRMDRMEGIDDKKLSYGFFLNGSQNDYKMVLDPKYGTRGNKNLVSSKPTYSFGAGLIGRMRLNKNLDLRLEPGMQFIERDLYFDTQVNSIYATDAKAPFTPKTLTEEDKVRKIKATTIDIPLLLEIHADRWFNSRPYAAAGINWLVNLQSNSGSEDDNAHGTFRSTTHNFGYSAEIGIQFYFSKFKLTPAFRGTFTMGNELVRDNANTPPYWTSALTSTQGRSFMFVLKFE